The following proteins are encoded in a genomic region of Coffea eugenioides isolate CCC68of chromosome 6, Ceug_1.0, whole genome shotgun sequence:
- the LOC113775990 gene encoding L-ascorbate peroxidase, cytosolic produces MGKSYPKVSQEYEKAVEKCKRKLRGFIAEKHCAPLILRLAWHSAGTYDVDTKTGGPFGTIKHPAELSHDANNGLDIAVRLLEPIKEQFPLLTYADLSGKTLFSLAGIVAVEVTGGPEIPFHPGRPDKDEPPPEGRLPDATKGTDHLREVFGHMGLGDKEIVALSGGHTLGRCRKERSGFEGPWTSNPLIFDNSYFKELLRGEKEDLIRLPSDKALLEDPALRPLVEKYAADEDAFFADYAEAHLKLSELG; encoded by the exons ATGGGAAAATCGTATCCGAAAGTAAGCCAGGAGTACGAGAAGGCAGTGGAGAAATGCAAGAGGAAGCTCAGAGGCTTCATTGCTGAGAAGCATTGTGCTCCTTTGATCCTCCGACTAGC ATGGCATTCCGCAGGGACCTATGATGTGGATACGAAAACTGGAGGGCCCTTCGGGACTATCAAGCACCCGGCCGAGCTTTCTCATGATGCTAATAATGGCCTTGATATTGCTGTCCGACTTTTGGAGCCAATCAAGGAACAATTTCCACTCCTCACCTATGCTGATCTATCAGGTAAAACTCTCTTTTCA TTGGCTGGAATTGTTGCCGTTGAGGTCACTGGAGGCCCTGAGATTCCTTTTCATCCCGGCAGACCT GACAAAGATGAACCTCCTCCTGAAGGACGTTTGCCAGATGCAACTAAAG GTACTGACCATCTGAGGGAAGTTTTTGGACACATGGGGCTCGGCGACAAGGAAATAGTTGCTCTTTCTGGTGGTCATACTTTG GGAAGGTGTCGCAAGGAACGTTCTGGATTTGAGGGACCTTGGACCAGTAATCCTCTAATCTTTGATAACTCCTACTTCAA AGAACTGCTGCGTGGAGAGAAAGAAGATCTTATCCGGCTTCCATCTGACAAAGCACTTTTGGAAGATCCAGCGTTACGTCCATTAGTTGAGAAATATGCTGCG GACGAGGATGCCTTCTTTGCAGACTATGCTGAAGCTCATTTGAAGCTCTCGGAACTTGGGTAA